One region of Natronorubrum aibiense genomic DNA includes:
- a CDS encoding CbaC protein has translation MRLTLPRLLLVIAFLIVVLVELRTVLGFFDIAVPFTTVIVVGVVVIGALVLWSLLSSGERSNE, from the coding sequence ATGCGTCTCACGCTTCCTCGATTGCTCTTAGTGATCGCGTTTCTGATCGTCGTTCTCGTCGAGTTGCGAACCGTGCTCGGCTTTTTCGATATCGCGGTCCCGTTTACCACCGTGATCGTCGTCGGTGTCGTCGTGATCGGGGCGCTTGTTCTCTGGTCGCTACTCTCGAGTGGAGAGCGCTCGAACGAGTAA
- a CDS encoding DUF63 family protein: protein MVLPEGFVLPPWYLLVPMLVVLAGIIALLWALEPPVTDRTVLAFAPWMMFGSTLHVLHRIEVYPDRIEPLFASPSVYLVTAIVAGAAWIVAIFLYAGGLQPTISRFVGISGTAFFAVFTMITINIGLERGTFEPFWPVIAVVATGVVTALAWVALSLTFTDVATTTGMTGALVVFGHALDGVSTAIGYDVLGAGETVPLSRLILEAGEALPTAPYIGAGWLFVLVKTVLALVILGLFKEYVDEQPQQARTILALVAAVGLGPGIHNVLLFLIT from the coding sequence ATGGTATTACCCGAGGGGTTCGTGCTCCCGCCGTGGTACCTCCTCGTACCGATGCTGGTGGTACTGGCGGGGATCATCGCGCTGCTGTGGGCACTCGAGCCGCCGGTGACCGATCGGACCGTGCTGGCGTTTGCGCCGTGGATGATGTTCGGCTCAACGCTACACGTCCTCCATCGAATCGAGGTGTATCCGGATCGCATCGAACCGTTGTTCGCCTCGCCGAGCGTCTATCTGGTGACGGCGATCGTCGCCGGGGCCGCGTGGATCGTTGCGATCTTTCTGTACGCCGGCGGGCTCCAGCCGACAATTTCGCGGTTCGTCGGCATCTCCGGCACCGCGTTCTTCGCCGTCTTCACGATGATCACGATCAACATCGGTCTGGAACGGGGCACGTTCGAACCGTTCTGGCCGGTTATCGCCGTCGTCGCAACCGGCGTCGTCACCGCACTCGCCTGGGTTGCGCTCAGTCTCACCTTCACCGATGTCGCCACGACGACGGGCATGACTGGCGCGCTCGTCGTCTTCGGGCACGCGTTAGACGGCGTGTCGACGGCGATCGGCTACGACGTCCTCGGGGCTGGCGAGACGGTCCCGCTCTCGAGACTGATTCTCGAGGCCGGCGAGGCGCTGCCGACTGCGCCGTACATCGGTGCCGGGTGGCTGTTCGTCCTCGTTAAAACGGTCCTCGCACTGGTGATCCTCGGGCTGTTCAAAGAGTACGTCGACGAACAGCCCCAGCAGGCCCGGACTATCCTCGCACTGGTCGCCGCAGTCGGGCTCGGCCCGGGCATTCACAACGTCTTGCTCTTTCTGATTACCTAG
- a CDS encoding nucleoside phosphorylase → MATQPHLLVDEGDLTDRVLIPGDPGRVDRIASHCDEAETVAENREYKVVNATYEGQELTICSTGIGCPSAAIAIEELANVGVETFIRVGTTGALQSDIEIGDMVVATGAAKNEGTTKRYEAVEYPAVPDYDVLSALVDSAEANDEEVHVGPIASDDAYYAESEDAVADWEAAGLLAVEMEAAAVFSLARRKGLRAGAICTVDGNLVEGTQKGTDTEDDELPEKAKNNVARAIDIALEAAVDL, encoded by the coding sequence ATGGCAACCCAACCACACCTGCTGGTCGACGAGGGAGACCTGACCGATCGCGTACTTATTCCGGGCGATCCGGGCCGCGTCGATCGGATCGCCAGCCACTGTGACGAGGCCGAAACGGTCGCCGAAAACCGCGAGTACAAGGTCGTCAACGCCACCTACGAGGGCCAGGAGCTGACGATCTGCTCGACCGGCATCGGCTGTCCGTCGGCCGCGATCGCGATTGAGGAACTGGCGAACGTCGGCGTCGAGACGTTCATCCGCGTCGGGACGACCGGCGCGCTCCAGTCCGACATCGAGATCGGCGACATGGTCGTCGCGACCGGCGCCGCAAAAAACGAGGGGACCACGAAACGGTACGAGGCCGTCGAGTACCCCGCCGTCCCGGATTACGACGTGCTGTCGGCGCTCGTCGATTCCGCCGAGGCAAACGACGAAGAGGTTCACGTCGGCCCGATCGCCTCCGACGACGCCTACTACGCCGAGTCCGAGGACGCCGTCGCCGACTGGGAAGCCGCCGGCCTGCTCGCCGTCGAGATGGAAGCCGCCGCCGTCTTCTCGCTGGCCCGCCGCAAGGGCCTGCGCGCCGGCGCGATCTGTACCGTCGACGGCAACCTCGTCGAAGGCACGCAGAAAGGGACCGACACCGAAGACGACGAACTCCCCGAGAAGGCCAAGAACAACGTCGCCCGCGCAATCGACATCGCGCTCGAGGCCGCCGTCGACCTCTAA
- a CDS encoding tRNA (N(6)-L-threonylcarbamoyladenosine(37)-C(2))-methylthiotransferase, producing the protein MARYHIETYGCTSNRGESREIERRLRDAGHYRVDGPDDADVAILNTCTVVEKTERNMLRRAEELSEETADLFITGCMALAQGEEFAQADIDGRVLHWDEVPEAVTNGECPTTTPDAEPILDGVVGILPIARGCMSDCSYCITKHATGKIDSPPIEDNVAKARALIHAGAKEIRITGQDTGVYGWDEGERKLHRLLEEICEIDGDFRVRVGMANPKGVHGIREELADVFAEYDELYDFLHAPVQSGSNDVLGDMRRQHQVEEYLEVVETFDEALDYWTLSTDFIVGFPTETDHDHDQSMALLRETRPEKINVTRFSKRPGTDAADMKGLGGTIKKERSKEMSAVKRDIVGEAYAAMVGETREDVLVVEEGTADSVKCRDSAYRQIIVQNASEHGIEPGDFVDLEITAHETMYAFGTPV; encoded by the coding sequence ATGGCCCGCTATCACATCGAAACCTACGGCTGTACGTCGAACCGTGGCGAGAGCCGCGAGATCGAGCGACGACTCCGCGATGCGGGCCACTACCGAGTCGATGGACCGGACGACGCCGACGTCGCGATTTTGAACACCTGTACCGTCGTCGAGAAGACCGAACGGAACATGCTGCGCCGCGCCGAGGAACTCTCCGAGGAGACGGCTGACCTCTTTATCACGGGCTGTATGGCCCTCGCACAGGGCGAGGAGTTCGCTCAGGCCGACATCGACGGTCGGGTCCTCCACTGGGACGAGGTTCCTGAAGCCGTCACGAACGGCGAGTGTCCGACGACGACACCCGACGCCGAACCCATCCTCGACGGCGTCGTCGGCATTTTGCCCATCGCACGGGGCTGTATGTCCGACTGTTCGTACTGTATTACCAAACACGCGACGGGCAAAATCGACTCCCCGCCGATCGAGGACAACGTCGCGAAAGCCCGCGCGCTGATCCACGCCGGCGCAAAGGAGATCCGAATCACGGGCCAGGACACCGGCGTCTACGGCTGGGACGAAGGGGAACGAAAGCTTCACCGGCTGCTCGAGGAGATCTGCGAGATCGACGGCGACTTCCGAGTGCGCGTCGGGATGGCCAACCCGAAAGGCGTCCACGGCATCCGCGAGGAACTCGCCGACGTCTTCGCCGAGTACGACGAACTGTACGACTTCCTGCACGCGCCCGTCCAGTCGGGAAGCAACGACGTCCTCGGCGATATGCGACGCCAACATCAGGTCGAAGAGTATCTCGAGGTCGTCGAGACGTTCGACGAGGCCCTCGACTACTGGACGCTCTCGACGGACTTCATCGTCGGTTTCCCGACCGAAACCGACCACGACCACGACCAGTCGATGGCCCTCCTTCGGGAAACCCGCCCGGAGAAGATCAATGTCACCCGCTTCTCCAAGCGGCCGGGGACCGACGCTGCCGACATGAAAGGGCTAGGCGGCACCATCAAAAAGGAGCGCTCGAAGGAGATGAGCGCGGTCAAACGCGACATCGTGGGCGAGGCGTACGCGGCGATGGTCGGCGAGACGCGCGAGGACGTCCTCGTCGTCGAAGAAGGGACCGCCGACTCTGTCAAGTGCCGGGACTCCGCGTACAGGCAGATCATCGTTCAGAACGCCAGCGAGCACGGCATCGAACCCGGCGATTTCGTCGACCTCGAGATCACGGCCCACGAAACGATGTACGCGTTCGGGACACCGGTGTAG
- a CDS encoding AI-2E family transporter, producing MNLSKGYLLALVLLFAYLSWQLVTPFLQFVLGAVLIAFVCYPMQARLEAYVSPSVAAFSLVVVSIVAFIIPFVLVIAVVADEAARIAQERDPRALQTDELEARIEAETGFEVDLTETVVSSAEQIGTAVFEQTTAWFSVVTHALIGLGVALFLLYYLLKDGDNLLRWLREITPLPKDVQNALYGELSDVMWAVLAGHVLIAIIQGVIAGLGLFATGIPNAAFWTFIMVILALIPLVGAFLVWGPAVGYLLVIGEPILAIILAIYSTIVVGLSDDYLRPILVDRYASLNPAVIIIGVLGGIYAYGIMGLFFGPVLVGGLLATLDVVNDHYDRLGDETRS from the coding sequence GTGAACCTGAGTAAGGGGTATCTCCTGGCGCTTGTCCTCCTCTTTGCGTACCTCTCGTGGCAACTGGTAACGCCGTTTCTGCAGTTCGTCCTCGGAGCCGTACTCATCGCGTTCGTGTGTTATCCGATGCAGGCCCGACTCGAGGCCTACGTGTCGCCGTCGGTCGCTGCGTTCTCGCTCGTCGTGGTGTCGATCGTCGCCTTCATTATCCCGTTCGTTCTCGTGATTGCCGTCGTCGCCGACGAGGCCGCACGGATCGCACAGGAACGCGATCCACGGGCGCTGCAGACAGACGAACTCGAGGCACGAATCGAAGCCGAAACGGGGTTCGAGGTCGATCTGACGGAGACGGTCGTCTCCTCAGCAGAACAGATCGGGACCGCCGTCTTCGAGCAGACGACGGCGTGGTTCAGCGTGGTGACTCACGCGCTGATCGGTCTTGGGGTGGCTCTGTTTCTCCTCTACTACCTGCTCAAGGATGGCGACAATCTGCTACGGTGGCTTCGAGAGATAACTCCACTCCCCAAGGACGTGCAGAACGCCCTCTACGGTGAACTCAGCGACGTCATGTGGGCTGTTCTGGCCGGCCACGTCCTGATCGCGATCATCCAAGGTGTCATCGCCGGGCTGGGGCTGTTCGCGACCGGCATTCCGAACGCCGCGTTCTGGACGTTTATCATGGTAATCCTTGCGCTCATCCCATTGGTCGGCGCGTTTTTGGTCTGGGGGCCGGCCGTCGGGTATCTCCTGGTTATCGGCGAACCGATCCTCGCGATCATCTTGGCGATCTACAGCACGATCGTCGTCGGCCTCTCGGACGACTATCTGCGGCCGATACTCGTCGACCGGTACGCCAGCCTCAATCCCGCTGTCATCATCATCGGCGTGCTCGGCGGCATCTACGCCTACGGCATCATGGGGCTGTTCTTCGGCCCCGTTCTCGTCGGTGGGCTACTCGCGACCCTCGACGTCGTCAACGATCACTACGACCGTCTCGGCGACGAGACACGGTCGTGA
- a CDS encoding glutaredoxin family protein yields MLTLYRLEGCPYCVTVAERLEALDVDYESVWVEGRHSQRDDVKGISGQRQVPVIVDDARGVTMAESERILEYLDTTYA; encoded by the coding sequence ATGCTAACGCTGTACCGCCTCGAGGGCTGTCCGTACTGTGTAACCGTCGCCGAACGCCTCGAGGCCCTCGACGTCGACTACGAGAGCGTCTGGGTCGAGGGACGTCACTCACAGCGCGACGACGTCAAAGGCATCTCCGGGCAGCGACAGGTTCCCGTCATCGTCGACGACGCTCGAGGGGTGACGATGGCGGAATCCGAGCGGATCCTCGAGTATCTCGATACGACATATGCCTAA
- a CDS encoding cytochrome c oxidase subunit II has translation MRIHTYEKLWLVAAFLLIVGFIATITYGSVGLGIQMIDDSEETLSPDDINDDERFGEPRVEQVGENEYEAYVVAQTFIFQPDPIEIPANSRVTFYVTSRDVIHGFDVVGTNTNTMVIPGEVSKMTVEFDEPDEYGIVCNEYCGDFHHTMEGQLNVVPEDEFDMTELEVEADDEVELGDEATVTITVENGALDDLETTATFEIGDQTVEEDITVPGQDSEEVTVTVDSTELGEGDHDWTVTVDDYEESGTLTVAEDLESEDEDGADGGDGSETDEDAEAGNDNE, from the coding sequence ATGAGAATTCATACTTACGAGAAACTGTGGCTCGTTGCTGCATTCCTGTTGATCGTGGGGTTCATCGCGACGATCACGTACGGCTCGGTGGGCCTCGGAATCCAGATGATCGACGATAGCGAAGAGACGCTCAGTCCCGACGACATCAACGACGACGAGCGTTTCGGCGAACCGCGCGTCGAGCAAGTCGGTGAAAACGAGTACGAAGCCTACGTCGTCGCCCAGACGTTTATTTTCCAGCCCGACCCGATCGAAATACCCGCAAACAGCCGAGTGACCTTTTATGTGACCAGTCGGGACGTGATCCACGGCTTCGATGTCGTCGGGACGAATACCAACACGATGGTGATCCCCGGTGAGGTCTCGAAGATGACCGTCGAGTTCGACGAACCCGACGAGTACGGGATCGTCTGCAACGAGTACTGTGGCGACTTCCACCACACGATGGAAGGCCAACTCAACGTCGTTCCCGAAGACGAGTTCGACATGACCGAACTCGAGGTCGAAGCCGACGACGAAGTCGAGCTCGGCGACGAAGCGACCGTCACCATCACCGTCGAAAACGGCGCGCTCGACGACCTCGAGACGACGGCCACGTTCGAGATCGGCGACCAGACGGTCGAAGAGGACATCACCGTGCCCGGACAGGACTCCGAGGAGGTGACCGTCACCGTCGATTCGACTGAACTCGGTGAAGGGGACCACGACTGGACGGTCACGGTCGACGACTACGAGGAGAGTGGGACGCTGACCGTGGCCGAAGACCTCGAGAGCGAGGACGAGGATGGCGCCGATGGCGGCGATGGAAGCGAAACGGACGAGGACGCCGAGGCGGGTAATGACAATGAGTAA
- a CDS encoding DUF547 domain-containing protein: MPTQLDPLSLSADLLYTVKTEGDTDWLQDRLATLERSRLERALASREGKLAFWLNCYNAYAQLLSEAEPSVLEGGIRTRWKLRTRDRIPVSGVWMSLNDIEHGMLRCSKHPWGFGYLPRPFPSSFERQFRLPDCEPRIHFAVSDGADHATPITTYSPDDVETELDIAVEWFLEENVTYDRERDVATVPRLFRRYRGDFGGKRGIVAFLQQYGAVPDGRTPSLRYESASRTPAVDFDSDEFVREP, encoded by the coding sequence ATGCCGACCCAGCTCGATCCCCTCTCTCTGTCGGCCGATCTGTTGTATACGGTCAAGACTGAGGGGGATACCGACTGGCTGCAAGACCGGCTTGCGACCCTCGAGCGATCGCGACTAGAGCGTGCACTCGCCAGCCGCGAGGGGAAACTCGCCTTCTGGCTCAACTGCTACAACGCCTACGCGCAGTTGCTCTCGGAGGCCGAGCCATCGGTGCTCGAGGGTGGTATTCGAACGCGCTGGAAGCTCCGTACTCGCGACCGAATCCCGGTGAGCGGCGTCTGGATGAGCCTCAACGACATCGAACACGGTATGCTTCGCTGTTCGAAACACCCGTGGGGATTCGGCTATCTGCCGCGACCGTTCCCGTCGTCGTTCGAACGGCAGTTCCGCTTGCCCGACTGCGAGCCACGGATCCATTTCGCGGTGAGCGACGGTGCCGACCACGCGACCCCGATCACGACGTACTCGCCGGATGACGTCGAGACGGAACTCGATATCGCCGTCGAGTGGTTTCTCGAGGAGAACGTGACGTACGACCGGGAACGAGACGTCGCGACCGTGCCACGGCTGTTTCGACGCTATCGCGGCGACTTCGGCGGCAAACGCGGCATCGTCGCGTTTCTGCAGCAGTACGGCGCAGTTCCGGACGGCCGGACGCCGTCGCTCCGCTACGAGTCGGCATCCCGGACGCCGGCAGTCGATTTCGACTCCGACGAGTTCGTCCGTGAGCCGTGA
- a CDS encoding HIT family protein, translated as MEQVFAPWRIEWIRREDKNAEIEDCVFCELPEQDTDRENHIVARSEHAFVMLNNYPYNPGHTMVIPHAHTGDYSDLTDDQLLDHARLKQRTFDALEAGLAPDGFNAGLNLGDGAGGSIDDHLHTHVVPRWQGDTNFMPVISDTTVIVEALEETYDLVHEAFADQDGATVPDANSAVVFE; from the coding sequence ATGGAGCAGGTGTTTGCCCCGTGGCGAATCGAGTGGATCAGACGCGAGGACAAAAACGCCGAGATCGAGGACTGCGTCTTCTGTGAACTGCCCGAACAGGACACCGACAGGGAGAACCACATCGTCGCGCGCAGCGAGCACGCGTTCGTCATGCTGAACAACTATCCGTACAACCCGGGCCACACGATGGTGATCCCGCACGCACACACCGGGGATTACAGTGACCTCACCGACGACCAACTCCTCGATCACGCTCGCTTGAAACAGCGAACCTTCGACGCACTCGAGGCAGGCCTCGCCCCGGATGGGTTCAACGCCGGCTTGAACCTCGGTGACGGGGCCGGTGGTTCCATCGACGACCACCTCCACACCCACGTCGTCCCGCGCTGGCAGGGCGACACCAATTTCATGCCCGTGATCAGCGACACCACGGTGATCGTCGAAGCGCTCGAAGAAACCTACGACCTCGTCCACGAAGCGTTCGCCGACCAGGACGGGGCGACCGTGCCGGACGCGAACAGCGCCGTCGTCTTCGAGTGA
- a CDS encoding HalOD1 output domain-containing protein, whose amino-acid sequence MTEGTISNSHGCAFRHHIQYERDADEAPSIAAATALAQYHGDDVTETDTRLYDYIDPDALDALFADTERGARRHTGTVEFTVEDATVTVGPDRIKVYRTE is encoded by the coding sequence ATGACGGAAGGCACTATCAGCAATTCCCACGGATGTGCGTTCAGACACCACATCCAGTACGAGCGGGACGCGGACGAAGCGCCGAGCATCGCTGCCGCAACGGCACTGGCACAGTATCACGGCGACGACGTCACGGAAACCGACACACGGCTGTACGATTACATCGATCCGGACGCGCTCGACGCACTCTTTGCGGACACGGAGAGAGGGGCCCGTCGACACACCGGAACCGTCGAGTTCACCGTCGAAGACGCGACGGTGACGGTCGGCCCCGACCGGATCAAGGTGTATCGAACCGAGTGA
- a CDS encoding b(o/a)3-type cytochrome-c oxidase subunit 1: protein MSNTFVDAYPDQARFIRRVFATSFTAFAVGAFFGLIQALHRTDILRVLESPDYYTVLTGHGVFLVLSFTIFFLVGVYQWAVTDSLERRPVDMRFTWGWYGLMVLGTLLAAFAILAGFVEEIDVSADTLFTFYAPLQGHPIFYVGLVLFVVGTWLAGVDWFRSWWAWKGDHPGERIPLPTFMVLTTMIMWYISSIGVAVAILAFILPWTLGLVESVNPTLTRTLFWYFGHPVVYFWLLPAYLLWYILLPKLSGGRLFSDPLARVVFILFILLSTPVGIHHQYLDPGIADGFKFIVMTNTMFLLLPSLLTAFTVVASMEHGARQRGGTGYVGWLRALPWREPAFTGMALAGLVFAFGGFTGIVNAGMNINYLVHNSLWVPGHIHTQVGTATALTFMAGSYWLVPQLTGNRLVGRTIGLVQVLLWFIGIVFMTNSMYRGGLVGMPRRTAEPQYEGFQYEVAAGSVGELNAQLAIGGVLLFVSAMLFLALMLLTLFNPDSEPIDNRTIPAPLSGPDDAPAVLDNLKLWTAIAAVLVLLAYSLPLASIVTRGGLFGPDIGPFPVTIEESGSIELVRMGLEFALETVGR from the coding sequence ATGAGTAACACGTTTGTCGACGCGTATCCGGACCAAGCACGCTTCATTCGGCGGGTGTTTGCCACCTCGTTTACCGCCTTCGCCGTCGGCGCGTTCTTCGGCTTGATTCAGGCACTCCATCGGACGGATATCCTCAGAGTCCTCGAGTCGCCGGACTACTACACCGTGTTGACCGGTCACGGCGTCTTTCTGGTCCTCTCGTTTACGATCTTTTTCCTCGTGGGAGTCTATCAGTGGGCAGTCACCGACAGCCTCGAGCGCCGCCCGGTCGATATGCGGTTTACTTGGGGCTGGTACGGCCTGATGGTTCTCGGTACGTTGCTCGCAGCGTTTGCGATCCTGGCCGGCTTCGTCGAGGAGATCGACGTGAGTGCGGACACACTCTTTACGTTCTACGCACCGCTGCAGGGCCATCCGATCTTCTACGTCGGGCTGGTGTTGTTCGTCGTCGGAACCTGGCTCGCGGGCGTCGACTGGTTCCGGTCGTGGTGGGCTTGGAAAGGAGACCACCCGGGCGAGCGGATCCCGCTGCCGACGTTTATGGTTCTGACGACGATGATCATGTGGTACATCTCGTCGATCGGCGTCGCCGTGGCGATTCTCGCGTTTATTTTGCCGTGGACGCTCGGTCTCGTGGAATCGGTCAATCCGACGCTGACGCGAACGCTGTTCTGGTACTTCGGTCACCCAGTCGTCTACTTCTGGTTGTTACCGGCGTATCTGCTGTGGTACATTCTGTTGCCGAAACTCTCCGGCGGCCGACTGTTCAGCGATCCGCTCGCTCGAGTCGTGTTCATCCTGTTTATCTTGCTGTCGACGCCGGTCGGGATCCACCACCAGTATCTCGATCCGGGGATCGCGGACGGATTCAAATTCATCGTGATGACGAACACCATGTTTCTCCTGTTGCCGAGCCTGCTGACGGCCTTTACTGTCGTTGCCAGCATGGAACACGGCGCTCGACAGCGCGGCGGGACGGGTTACGTCGGCTGGCTCAGAGCCCTGCCGTGGCGAGAGCCGGCGTTTACCGGGATGGCACTGGCAGGGCTCGTCTTCGCGTTCGGCGGCTTTACCGGCATCGTCAACGCCGGGATGAACATCAACTACCTCGTCCACAACTCGCTGTGGGTGCCCGGCCACATTCACACGCAGGTCGGCACCGCGACCGCACTGACGTTCATGGCCGGCTCCTACTGGCTCGTCCCGCAACTGACCGGAAACCGCCTCGTCGGGCGCACGATCGGGCTGGTCCAGGTCCTGTTGTGGTTCATCGGGATCGTGTTCATGACGAACTCGATGTACCGCGGCGGGTTGGTCGGCATGCCCCGGCGAACCGCCGAACCGCAGTACGAAGGCTTCCAGTACGAAGTCGCCGCCGGCTCGGTCGGTGAACTCAACGCGCAACTCGCCATCGGCGGCGTGCTCCTGTTCGTCTCGGCGATGCTGTTCCTCGCGCTGATGCTTTTGACCCTGTTCAACCCAGACAGCGAACCGATCGACAATCGGACGATCCCAGCGCCGCTATCCGGTCCCGACGACGCACCGGCCGTCCTCGACAACCTGAAGCTCTGGACCGCCATCGCCGCCGTTTTGGTCCTGTTGGCGTACTCGCTACCGCTCGCCAGTATCGTCACGCGAGGTGGCCTGTTCGGCCCGGATATCGGTCCTTTTCCCGTCACGATCGAAGAAAGTGGAAGCATCGAACTTGTCCGAATGGGTCTCGAGTTCGCCCTCGAGACCGTCGGTCGGTGA
- a CDS encoding cytochrome oxidase — MPDENVHELAAPDRAIDHDEFDPLGTLTLIVLYFLVLVLMWLFTYFIEFLGNDPTPLVIV; from the coding sequence ATGCCAGACGAGAACGTCCACGAGTTGGCGGCGCCGGATCGAGCGATCGACCACGACGAGTTCGATCCACTGGGGACGCTGACGTTGATTGTATTATACTTTCTCGTGCTCGTGTTAATGTGGCTGTTTACGTACTTTATCGAATTTCTCGGCAACGATCCGACACCACTGGTGATCGTATGA
- a CDS encoding carbohydrate kinase family protein: MAPTVLTAGHVNWDVTLRLDRLPEADGESMIRTQRQSGGGSAANVAAALAGLEVDTGLIGSVGDDDNGLLARHDLESAGVSLSGLRVVEGAETAVKYLLVDDDGEVSILGNDGVNEAVRPADLEPERIRAADHVHLTSQRPETAAAIADIATATGATVSFDPGRRFGDREYDETLAVADVLFVTEHEAAALADVDADLSDDRLVVTTAGGDGATVRTPDGTATHPGFDIEPVDTAGAGDAFAAGFLATRLAGGDIETALEYANACGALTASRDGARNAPTAAEVDAFLADRS; the protein is encoded by the coding sequence ATGGCTCCCACCGTACTCACCGCCGGGCACGTCAACTGGGACGTGACGCTCCGGCTCGATCGGCTCCCCGAAGCCGACGGCGAGTCGATGATCCGTACTCAACGCCAGTCCGGCGGTGGCAGCGCCGCGAACGTCGCCGCCGCCCTCGCCGGCCTCGAGGTCGACACCGGCCTGATCGGAAGCGTCGGCGACGACGATAACGGGCTGCTGGCCAGACACGACCTCGAGTCGGCAGGCGTCTCGCTGTCGGGACTGCGCGTCGTCGAGGGCGCCGAGACGGCCGTCAAGTACCTGCTCGTCGACGACGACGGCGAAGTCTCGATCCTCGGCAACGACGGCGTCAACGAGGCCGTCCGGCCGGCCGACCTCGAGCCCGAGCGAATCCGTGCGGCCGACCACGTCCACCTCACGAGCCAGCGCCCCGAGACTGCGGCGGCAATCGCCGACATCGCGACGGCCACCGGCGCGACTGTCAGTTTCGATCCCGGCCGGCGCTTTGGCGATCGCGAGTACGACGAAACGCTTGCGGTCGCCGACGTCCTCTTCGTCACCGAGCACGAGGCCGCGGCGCTGGCCGACGTCGACGCCGACCTTTCGGACGACCGCCTCGTCGTCACCACCGCCGGCGGCGACGGCGCGACGGTCAGAACGCCGGATGGAACCGCCACTCATCCCGGATTCGACATCGAACCCGTCGACACGGCCGGGGCCGGCGACGCGTTCGCGGCGGGCTTTCTCGCGACCCGACTCGCGGGCGGCGACATCGAAACCGCCCTTGAGTACGCAAACGCCTGTGGGGCGCTCACCGCGAGTCGAGACGGCGCACGAAACGCCCCGACGGCAGCCGAGGTCGACGCATTTCTCGCCGACCGGTCGTGA
- a CDS encoding YegP family protein produces the protein MADPSSDSVTVAFERGYDRDELAALFGDLETALTANRPLWLTDGDRTVRVTIPSHVVAMAETRHDATEPPVDELTLSLEWDDPDGSRLRLEDAERDGPEITSDEPPATGDATADSGMATIPPDAVSGGDEPETARADAPEAASETQPESTPDQGERYSRFEVYEDRAGEWRWRLVHWNGNIIADSGEGYSSRSNARRAARGVMRNAPTATLEDAER, from the coding sequence ATGGCAGATCCATCGAGCGACTCCGTCACCGTTGCCTTCGAGCGAGGCTACGACCGCGACGAACTCGCTGCCCTCTTCGGGGACCTCGAGACGGCACTGACGGCCAACCGACCGCTGTGGCTGACTGACGGCGACCGGACTGTGCGAGTCACGATTCCATCACACGTTGTCGCGATGGCCGAAACTCGTCACGACGCCACCGAACCGCCGGTCGACGAACTAACGCTCTCCCTCGAGTGGGACGATCCGGACGGCTCGCGGCTCCGACTCGAGGACGCCGAGCGCGACGGACCCGAGATTACGAGCGACGAACCACCAGCCACGGGTGACGCGACGGCCGATTCGGGGATGGCGACGATTCCGCCGGACGCGGTCTCCGGTGGGGACGAACCAGAGACGGCTCGAGCGGACGCTCCCGAGGCAGCGTCGGAGACACAGCCGGAATCGACGCCGGACCAAGGCGAGCGATACAGTCGATTCGAGGTCTACGAGGACCGCGCTGGCGAGTGGCGCTGGCGATTGGTACACTGGAACGGCAACATCATCGCCGACAGCGGCGAGGGGTACTCCTCACGGTCGAACGCCAGACGCGCCGCACGCGGGGTTATGCGCAACGCCCCGACTGCGACGCTCGAAGACGCCGAGCGCTGA
- a CDS encoding DUF7835 family putative zinc beta-ribbon protein, with product MATTDNSVNGMTEHCDACELETLHEVSVQIRTESLKEENAQFSREPYRVAECQRCGNRTSQRMNNA from the coding sequence ATGGCAACGACAGATAACTCCGTCAATGGGATGACCGAGCACTGCGACGCCTGTGAGCTCGAAACGCTCCACGAGGTGTCGGTCCAGATTCGGACTGAAAGTCTCAAAGAAGAAAATGCACAGTTTTCCCGTGAGCCGTACCGCGTGGCCGAGTGTCAGCGCTGTGGTAACCGGACGAGCCAACGGATGAACAACGCCTAA